The Magnetospirillum sp. 15-1 DNA window GCCCTGCTGTCGTCGCTGACCGCCGTGGGGCGCACCCTGTTCGCCTCGACCAGCGGCAAGCTGGCCGATATGTTCGGCTGGGTGGATTTCTTCCTGCTGACCACGGTGGTGACTCTGCCCGCCCTGCTGATTCTGCCCTGGCTGATGCGTCAGCAGGGCCGGGTTGCATCCAAGCCCGGTTGAATCCTGCGGCCCGAGGCCTCATTCTCAGGGTCTAGGGATATTTCCAAAGGTAATGACGGAATGCGCATCGGCGTTCCCAGGGAAATCAAGAGCCACGAATACCGCGTGGGGCTGACGCCCGGCTCGGTGCGCGAGCTTGTCCATCACGGCCATCAGGTGTTGGTGGAAACGCAAGCGGGGGCCGGCATCGGTTGCGCCGACGCCGCCTATCGCGCCGCCGGTGCCGAGGTCGCCGCCGACGCGGCCGGGGTGTTTGCCTTCGCCGACCTGGTGGTCAAGGTCAAGGAACCGCAGCCGGTGGAATTCGCCTTGCTGCGTCCCGGCCAGATTCTGTTCACCTATCTCCACCTGGCGCCCGATCCCACCCAGACCAAGGCCCTGGTCGAATCGGGGGTGTCGGCCATCGCCTACGAGACGGTGACCGATTCCAACGGCAGGCTGCCGCTGCTCGCCCCCATGTCCGAGGTGGCGGGGCGCATGTCCATCCAGGTGGGCGCCCATTGCCTGGAAAAGGAACAGGGCGGCTCGGGCGTGCTGCTGGGCGGCGTGCCCGGCGTGGCCCCGGCCAAGGTGGTGGTGCTGGGCGGTGGCGTGGTGGGCTCCAACGCCACCCGCATGGCAGTGGGCCTGGGAGCCCGTGTCGTGGTGCTGGACCGCTCGCTGACCCGGCTGGCCCAGATCGACGAACTGCTGCTCAACACGGTGGAGACCGCCTACGCCACCATGGACAATATCGAGCACCACGTGCTGGAGGCCGATCTGCTGATCGGCGCCGTGCTGGTGCCGGGTGCTTCCGCCCCCCGGCTGGTCAGCCGCGAGCTGGTGGGCGCCATGCGCCCCGGCTCGGTGGTGGTGGACGTGGCCATCGACCAGGGGGGCTGCATCGCCACGGCGCGCCCCACCACCCACGCCGCTCCCACTTATCTCGAGCAAGGTGTGGTACATTACTGCGTCACCAACATGCCGGGGGCGGTGGCGCGCACCTCGGCCTTCGCGCTCAACAACGCGACGCTGCCGTTCGTGCTGGCCCTGGCCGACAAGGGTCTGGTCGGCGCGCTCTCGGACGATCCGCATTTCCGCGCGGGTCTCAACGTTCACCACGGCGTCGTCACCCACGCCGCCGTGGCCCGGGACCTCGGTTACGCCCATGTGGCGGCCGAGACAGCCCTATCTTCTCCATAAGGGAAACAAAGCAAAAATGGACCTCAAGAAGATCCCCATCGGCAAGAACCCGCCCCGCGACGTCAACGTCATCATCGAAATTCCGCTGCGCGGCGACCCGGTGAAGTATGAGATCTGCAAGGAATCGGGGGCCATGTTCGTGGACCGCTTCCTCAATACCGCCATGTACTACCCGGTCAATTACGGCTTCGTGCCCCACACCCTGTCGGCCGATGGCGATCCGGTGGACGTCATGGTGGTGGGCCGCATTCCGGTGGCGGTGGGCTCGGTGATGCGCTCGCGTCCCATCGGCGTGCTGCTGATGGAAGACGAGGCCGGCATGGACGAGAAGATCCTGGCCGTGCCCCATTCCAAGCTGCACCCGTTCTATGACGGCGTGAACACCTACGAGGATCTGCCCAAGATCCTGGTGCAGCAGATCGAGCACTTCTTCGTCCACTACAAGGACCTGGAAGTGGGCAAGTGGGTCAACCTGAAGGGTTGGGGCGGGCCGGAGCGCGCCGGCCAGATCATTCAGGAATCCATCGACCGCGCCATCGCGGCCAAGCCGAAGAAGAAGTAGGCCGGTCCGACTCGGTCCGGTCACTTGCGCCGCCGCCCTCCTCACCGGGGGCGGCGGTTGCGCTTTATACCCCCGGCATCAGCAGTGCTCGACCATTTCCACGTCGTCGTCCATGCACTCGCTGCGGAACACCATTTCGGTGGCCATGGCGTGGTCGAGATGGGCGCGGACTTCCACGTCGGCGATGGTCCGGGCGATGAACCGCCCCAGCTCCATCAGGTAATCGGGACCGTTGACGGTCAGTGGAGCGTAGTTTGACTGGCGGCTGAGTCCCAGATCGACGACGAGCATGGCGGCCTCCTCTTTCCCCACGACCGCAGAATAGCTCGTCACGGCAAGTATAAGCAGAGGGATTCGCGAAGGCGAGCCCTGCGCCTATAGTATAGTTTTCAAATTCCCGACAATTTTATCGATTTTATCCTTACGCCGTCGCCGCCGCCTTGCGGCCGATACGGTCATAGGCCTGTCCCACCCGCATCAGGCAGATGGAACGGTCGGGCTGCTCGCCGGTGATGGTGGCCAGCACCAGCTTGGCGATGGTGGTGTAGGTGGCGACCTCGGCATCGGCGGCGAAGACCATGGGAAAGGCGGTGATCACGCCACGGGCCTCGTCCAGCTCGGCGCCGAACAGGTTGCGGCTCATCACCTTGTAGCAGTCGAGCAGCCGCTCCACCGAGCCCAGCACGGCGTCGAGATGCAGGCGGCGGCGCAGCGCCTCGCGCAGTTGCAGGGCCAGTTCATGGGGGCGCCGCGCCAGTTCGGCGGGAATGAAGGGCCGCTTGGCGACCATGGCGCTCTTGTCGCGCGCCGAACCGACGCAGGCCGCGTGGAACTGGGCCAGGCGGAAGCTGGTGTCGCCGCAGCGGGTGAACATCATCATCACCAGCACGTCGGTGAGGTGATTGGTGAAGGATTTGTCGGCGGCCTTGAGGCGTTCGGTGAGGAAGGCGCTGGTGGTGTCCTCGTGCGCGGCCAGACCGATCAGCTCGTCGCGGCTCTGGGCGAACAGGCGGGGGTTGAAGTTGAGCAGGGTGCGCAGGAACTGGAAGTCGGCGGCGTCGGGCAGCTTCAGTCCGGCCTGGGCGGCGCCGTTGCGGAATTCCCGGATCAGGTCCATGGCCTCGATCTCTTCGGGTTCCATCTTGTAGGGCGGCGGCACCTTGACCTTGACCCGCTTGGTGGTGGTGATCTGGCCCAGGGCGAACTCGACGCCGAGGATGTTATAGGTGCGCGGCCGGGTGACCGGCATTTCGACGACCCTGAAGCCTTCCTTGCCCTCGTTGCCGGTGCGGGCGATGGCCGCCTGCTTGGCCTCGGCCGCCTTGTGATGGGTGGCGAGCTTGGTCAGGGATTCGTCGATCACCTTCCAGACCTGCTCGCGCGCCTCGTTCCAGAATTCGGTCTGGCGCTCGGGCCTGGTCAGCACTTCGTGGTCGACGCGCGACAGGACCCGCTTTTCCAACCCGTCGCGGCAACGGCGCAGGATGGGGCCGGTGATGAACGCCTTGGCGATGGCGGCGAAGCCGGGCACGAACAGGAAGAAGGGCTGGTCCAGGCACCAGGCCACCGAGGGAATGGCCGGCAGCGGCACCCGCATCAGGGCGAGGCGGTTATCCAGGGCGTCGCCCAACTGGCTGGCGACGAAGGCCTCGGCGTGGCCGAAGGCGTATTCGTCCGCCTCGGGGGGCAGCGGCGGCGGCATCTCCATGGGCAGGTCGGCGGCCCGGCGCTGCGGCACCGGCGCCGGACTGACCGGAGCCTGCGCCTTGACCGGAGCCGCGGCCTCGGCGGGTATGGACGCCTGCCGCGGCGGCTGGCCGTGAATCTTCTGCCAGGCCAGGGCGATCTCGGGCCGCTTGGTGATCACCACCTGGATGACCTCGGCGGCCAGTTCCTTCTGTTCGGGAAAGGTGAGTCCGGTCAGCCCGGCGGCGAAGGCGTCCTGGATCACCGCCAGGAACTGGAGGTCGCCCTGACGGCGCAGCAGGGTCTTCAGGATCTCGGCCATGAAGCGCAGCAGCCCGGCGGACTCCTCCACCTTGCCCAGCCGGGACAGGACGTCGTCGAGCAGCAGTCTTTGGTCGGCGGGCAGGGTGTCGGTCATCACGGTTTCCAGTTCTTCTCGATGGCGACCGCCGACACCGAGTTCTTGGGCGACCCGTCGATGATCTTGTCGCTGTAGACCAGATAGACCAGCACGTCGCGCTTGCGGTCGTGGAAGCGCACCACCTGCAGGGTCTTGAACAGCAGCGAGGTGTCCTTCTTGAACACCGTCTCGCCGTCCTTCAGCGTGCCCTCGATACGGATCGGCCCGACCTGACGACAGGCGATGGAAGCGTCCGAGGTATCCTCGGCCAGTCCGACGCCGCCCTTGATGCCGCCGGTCTTGGCCCGCGACAGGTAACAGGTGACGCCCGCCACCCTGGGGTCGTCGAACGCCTCGACCACGATCTTGTCGTTGGGCCCCAATGCCTTGAATACCGTGGAGACGCTGCCGATCTCCTCGGCCGCGACGGGGGCGGCCAGCAACAGGACGGCGAAGAGGATGGCAAGGCGGAAAATGATGCTCATGATATCGGCCGATAAGCTCCGGGCAGCGGACGGACTATCTTAGTATCAACCATAAGGGCCAAAACATGAGGAAACTGTGAACGCGTTTACACAACGGACATATTTTTGCCTGACCAAGCTCAAGGACCGCGCCCGATGGCGGTGGGCACAGTACCAAGCCCCCCGGAACAGGATACCGCCATGCCGTTTCCCGCCTTTTTCGCCGACGCTCCCGCCATCACCCTGCGTGATCCCCTGTCCGCCTTCCTCGGCGCCCCCGTCGACGGCCTGATCACCTATCGCTACGAGGATGCGGTGCGTCTGGCCGGCCATTCCTGCCCCACCGTGGCCGGGGCCTGGCTGATGACCATCAAGGCCCTGCGCTCCCTGTGGCCCGACGGCATGCCCGAGCGTGGCGCCGTCGAGGTGCTGATGGACGATGCCCAGGATTACGGCGTCACCGGCGTGATGGCCGCCGTGGCCGGGCTGGTCACCGGCGCCGCCGGGCCGGGGGGCTTCAAGGGGATCGCCGGGCGGTTCGACCGCAACGATCTGCTGCGCTTCGAGGCCGGTATCGGAGCGGAGCTGGCGCTGCGCCGCCGCGATGACGGCCAGACGGCGGTGGCCCGCTATCATCCCGAACTGGTTCCCGCCGATCCCGAGATGCGCGAGCGTCTGCAGCGCGTGCTGGCCGGCAGCCGCGACCCCGAGGATCAGGCCCGCTTCGCCGAGCTGTGGCAGGACAGGGTCAAGCGCATCCTGGTGGATTACGCCGAGCTGCCCGATCTGGTCAGGATCGAGATGCGCTGACGGCTTAAATCTGCTAAGACCGGCACGGTTTCCGGCTAGCTGAAGGTTTGCCATGTCCGTTCTGGTTCCCCAGTCCTGGGGCGAGATCATCGACAAGATCACCATTCTCGAGATCAAGGCGGAACGTCTGTCCGACGCCGCCAAGATCGCCAACGTCACCAAGGAACTGGACGAGCTGGTATCGGTGCGCGAGCGCGAGTTTCCCGATCACGCCGGTCTGGCGGGGCTGTCGGCGGAACTCAAGGCCATCAACGAGAAGCTGTGGGTGATCGAGGACGATATCCGCGACTGCGAGCGCGCCAAGGATTTCGGCCCGAAATTCGTCGAGCTGGCCCGCGCCGTCTATTTCACCAACGACGAGCGGGCGGCGGCCAAGCGCAAGGTCAACGACCTGCTGGGCTCGGCGCTGATCGAGGAAAAGTCCTACGCTCCGTACTGAGGCGAGGGCGCCGTGAAGCTGAAGCGCCTGATCTCCGATACGCTGCGCCGCCTGCGGCCCCGGCCGGAACGGCCGGCGGAGGCCTCGGGCGTGCTGCTGCTGTCGGCGGGCGGCCTGGGCGACACGGTGTTGTTCGCCCTGGTCCTGCCGCGCTTCCTGGAACTGGCGCGGGCGGGCGAAAAGGTCACCGTGCTGCTGCGCGCCGACGGGGCGCGGATGGCCTTTCTCTTTCCGCCCCGGGTCGAGGTGATCAAGGTGGATTTCGGCCGTCTGGCCAAGGACCCGGCCTATCGTGGCGCCACCTTCGACGATCTCTATCGCGCCCATTACCGTCTGGTGGTCTCCACCGACTTCAAGCGCCATCCCGACCTGGACGAGGCCCTGGCCTTCGCCTGCGAGGCGCCGGAGAGCGCCGCCATGCGGGCCCGGCCGTGGGCCAAGTACCAGAGCCGTCTCGACGCCAATGAAAAGCGTTGGGGGCGGCTGGTGGATTCCGGGCCGGCCCTGCAGGACAAGGTGGTGCGCTGGTCCCGTTTCGCTTCCCAACTGACTGGCAGGGCCCTGCCGCCGCCCCGTGTGGCGCTGTCGCCCGAGCAGATGCCGGCCCCGGTGGACCTGCCCGGTCCCACGGTGATCGTCCAGCCGTTCTCGGCGGTCAGGGCGAAGCAGAGCCCACCCGAACTCTATGCCCGCATCGCCGCGTCCCTGCCGCCGGGCTGGCGCATGCGCATCGCCGGCCATCCCTCCGACCTGGACAAAAATCCCGATTACCGGCCCCTGCTGGAGCTTTCCAACGTTTCGTTCGAGCCGGCGCCCTTCTCGGAACTGGCGGGAATCATGCGCGGCGCCGCCCTGGTGGTCTCGGTGGATACCGCCTGCATGCACCTGGCCGCCGCCCTGGGGGTTCCCACCCTGTGCCTGGCCTCGGCCGGCTTTGTCGGCGAGATCGTGCCCTATGCCGACGAGGTGATGCCCGGCAACCTGAAGGTGTTGTACCGGCCCATGGATTGTGCCGGCTGTCTGGGCGATTGCCGCCTGAAGGCGGTGAATTCCATGTTTCCCTGTGTGGCGGCTCTCGACTCCGACGCGATTTTGACGGACATTGCCAGGATGGTGGAGGGAGGTTCATGAAGATCGCCGCCCTGCTTGATCCGGTTCTGCGGTTGCTGCTGCGCTACAAGAAGCGCCGGAAGCGGGCCGAGGGCGTGCTGCTGGTCAGCTCGCGCGGCCCGGCCGAGATGGTGTTCCTGTCCGCCGTGCTGCCCCGTTTCATGCGTCTCGCCAAGCTGGACGAGAACGTCACCCTGCTGTGCCGTTCGGATGCGGCGGGCATGGCCTTCCTGTTTCCCCGCACGCTCAAGCTGCGCCGCGTGGATTTCCGCCGCCTGGACGAGCTGGAATACCGCTGGAGCACCTTCAAGGATCTGTTCACCCAGCATTACCGGCTGATCGTCTCGCTGGATTACGTGCGCGAGCACGACCAGGACGAGGCGCTGATCATCACCGCCGACCCGGCCGAGACCGCCGGCATGGTGCCGCCGCCCTTCAAGCGCAACTTCCACCAGCGTCTGGAGGAGAGCGAGAAGGTCTTCGACCTGCTGTTCGATTCGGGGCCGGTGCGCCAGGACAAGATCGTCCGCTGGTCGCGCTTCGCCGACGAGGTGCTGGACGACCGCCAGCCGCCGGTCCTGGCCCTGCTGGAAGACAGCCAGCTGCCCAATGCCGAGGCCCTGCCCGCCCCCACCATCGTGCTGCTGCCCTTCTCGGGGGTGAAGCAGCGCATGCTGCCCGCCGAGATCTGGCGGCAACTGGCCGATCTGGTGCCCGCCGACTGGCAGGTGCTGGTGGCCGGGCACAGGAACGATTTCGACAAGTATCCCGAATACATGGCGCTGCTGACCCAGCCCAACGTCAAGATGGAGACCTCGGGCTTCGACCGGCTGGCCTCCATCCTGCTGGGGTCCCGGCTGGTGATCGGCGTCGATACCGCCGGCCTGCATCTGGCGGTGCTGCTGGGGGCTCCCACCTTGTGCATGGCCAGCGCCGCCTATGTGGGGGCCGGCGTGCCCTATGACGAGCGGGTGGTGCCGGGCAACGTGCAGTTCGTCTACGTGCCCATGGAATGCCAGGGCTGCCTGGGACGCTGCAAGTTCCCGCTGGAAGACGGCATGTACAAGTGCGTCAACGCCATCGACACCGACCATGTGCTGGCCTTCGTCCGCGATTCGGTGGCGCGGGGCATGTTCTGATCGGCCAGGGATGAATTCACCACGAAGGCACGAAGGCGCGAAGAAATCACGAAGATGGATTCTTCCCTCAACCTGACCTTCGTACCTTCATGCCTTCGTGGTAAATCTCGGCATCTGCCGATGGCCCTGTCGGTGCCGAGGGACAACAAGACATCTTCATGAGCCTGTTTTCGACCCTGTTTCCGCGCGGCATGCGGCGGCGCTGGTGGATGTTCCGTCCCATCGACGCCATCGTCGCCCTGTGGCCCGCCCCGCGCGTCCGCAAGGGCGCCGTGGTGGTGCGCATGGACGGCATCGGCGACATGGTGATGTTCCGGGCCGCCCTCGAGCACTATCCCTTCGTCCTCGGACTTCCCAAATCCGAGATCACCGTGCTGGGCTGCCATTCGTGGAAGGCGGTCGCGGCGGAGGTGTTCGCCGGCTTCACCCTGGTGACCATCGACGAGCACGCCTTCGAGAAGAAGTGGCTCTATCGCCTGAAGATCGCCCTGTGGATTCGCCGCCAGGGCTTCAAGACGGCGCTGTGCGACATGTTCATGCGCAAGACCCTGACCGCCGATACCCTGGTCTGGGCCAGCCGGGCGGAGGAGCGCATCGTCTGCGCCCCGTTCATCACCGAGCGCACCAGGGCGGAATACGCCTGGTACCTGGCCAAGGCGACACGGGTGATCGACACCGGCCCCTATCCCACCCACGAGGGCCTGCGGCACTTCACCTTTCTGCAGGCCCTGTCGGGCACCCGCATGCCCGCGGAAGTGCCCGCCATTCCCTGGCCCGATCGCGCGCCGGCCCTGCCCGAGGGGGCGCCCTATGTGGTGATGTTCATCGGCTCCAACGAGCCGGGGCGGCGCTGGCCCCTGGCGAATTTCATTGCCGTTGCGAAACAAGCCCTGGAAGCCGGGCTGCGGGTGGTGTTCGTCGGCGGGCCGCAGGAAGCCTATGCCAAGCCTGCCCTGGCCGAACTGAACCATCCCGGCCTGATCGACGCCATCGGCGCGCTCAAGCTGGGGCAGACGGTGGATGTGATGAAGCATGCCGCCTGCGTGGTCGGCAACGATTCCGGCCCCGGCCATCTGGCCATCGGGGTGGGGGCGCCCACCGTGCTGCTGGCCGGCGGCGGCCATTTCGGCTGCTTTGTGCCCTACCCCGAGGAAATCCGCCCGCCGCGGGCCCGTTTCCTCAACGCTCCCATGGAGTGCTATCACTGCCTGTGGCGCTGCCCCAAGCGCCAGAGCGACCAGGATGCCTTCCCCTGCGTCGCCGAGATCACTCCGGAGGCGGTGTGGGCCGCCGTGCGGGAGCAACTGGCCTTTATAGCGTGATGCCCAAAATGTGTATCACGCTATAGGCCTTATCATTTCCCTCGCCGGGCGGGCGCATCCGCGCCCTTGGCCGCGCCCTCAACGGCCGCTTTAGCGGCAAGTCCGCTTCACAAAGTCCGCCGTCCCGTCTATGGTGGCGGCATGGCCTGACCGAAAAACGGTCAGCGACCCAAAAAATAATCAGACAAAGCAATCGGTTGAACATGACACCCCCTGTCGGCGTTTTCGCTGCCGGGATGGTGCGCATGTCTTGATTCGCTATGCGTGGAGGGATGTTTTCTTATGGCATTGGTCAATGCACACAAGCTGATCGACGAGGCGAAGTTCGGAAAGTTCCACTGGAACGTTCTGTTCTGGACCGCGTTGATCATTATTTTCGACGGCTACGATCTGGTCATCTACGGCGTGGTCCTGCCGGTTCTCATGAAGGAATGGCACCTGGACCCCATCCAGGCCGGCGCGCTGGGCAG harbors:
- a CDS encoding DUF6165 family protein, which gives rise to MSVLVPQSWGEIIDKITILEIKAERLSDAAKIANVTKELDELVSVREREFPDHAGLAGLSAELKAINEKLWVIEDDIRDCERAKDFGPKFVELARAVYFTNDERAAAKRKVNDLLGSALIEEKSYAPY
- the ald gene encoding alanine dehydrogenase; the encoded protein is MRIGVPREIKSHEYRVGLTPGSVRELVHHGHQVLVETQAGAGIGCADAAYRAAGAEVAADAAGVFAFADLVVKVKEPQPVEFALLRPGQILFTYLHLAPDPTQTKALVESGVSAIAYETVTDSNGRLPLLAPMSEVAGRMSIQVGAHCLEKEQGGSGVLLGGVPGVAPAKVVVLGGGVVGSNATRMAVGLGARVVVLDRSLTRLAQIDELLLNTVETAYATMDNIEHHVLEADLLIGAVLVPGASAPRLVSRELVGAMRPGSVVVDVAIDQGGCIATARPTTHAAPTYLEQGVVHYCVTNMPGAVARTSAFALNNATLPFVLALADKGLVGALSDDPHFRAGLNVHHGVVTHAAVARDLGYAHVAAETALSSP
- a CDS encoding glycosyltransferase family 9 protein → MKLKRLISDTLRRLRPRPERPAEASGVLLLSAGGLGDTVLFALVLPRFLELARAGEKVTVLLRADGARMAFLFPPRVEVIKVDFGRLAKDPAYRGATFDDLYRAHYRLVVSTDFKRHPDLDEALAFACEAPESAAMRARPWAKYQSRLDANEKRWGRLVDSGPALQDKVVRWSRFASQLTGRALPPPRVALSPEQMPAPVDLPGPTVIVQPFSAVRAKQSPPELYARIAASLPPGWRMRIAGHPSDLDKNPDYRPLLELSNVSFEPAPFSELAGIMRGAALVVSVDTACMHLAAALGVPTLCLASAGFVGEIVPYADEVMPGNLKVLYRPMDCAGCLGDCRLKAVNSMFPCVAALDSDAILTDIARMVEGGS
- a CDS encoding glycosyltransferase family 9 protein, which produces MSLFSTLFPRGMRRRWWMFRPIDAIVALWPAPRVRKGAVVVRMDGIGDMVMFRAALEHYPFVLGLPKSEITVLGCHSWKAVAAEVFAGFTLVTIDEHAFEKKWLYRLKIALWIRRQGFKTALCDMFMRKTLTADTLVWASRAEERIVCAPFITERTRAEYAWYLAKATRVIDTGPYPTHEGLRHFTFLQALSGTRMPAEVPAIPWPDRAPALPEGAPYVVMFIGSNEPGRRWPLANFIAVAKQALEAGLRVVFVGGPQEAYAKPALAELNHPGLIDAIGALKLGQTVDVMKHAACVVGNDSGPGHLAIGVGAPTVLLAGGGHFGCFVPYPEEIRPPRARFLNAPMECYHCLWRCPKRQSDQDAFPCVAEITPEAVWAAVREQLAFIA
- a CDS encoding glycosyltransferase family 9 protein, with the protein product MKIAALLDPVLRLLLRYKKRRKRAEGVLLVSSRGPAEMVFLSAVLPRFMRLAKLDENVTLLCRSDAAGMAFLFPRTLKLRRVDFRRLDELEYRWSTFKDLFTQHYRLIVSLDYVREHDQDEALIITADPAETAGMVPPPFKRNFHQRLEESEKVFDLLFDSGPVRQDKIVRWSRFADEVLDDRQPPVLALLEDSQLPNAEALPAPTIVLLPFSGVKQRMLPAEIWRQLADLVPADWQVLVAGHRNDFDKYPEYMALLTQPNVKMETSGFDRLASILLGSRLVIGVDTAGLHLAVLLGAPTLCMASAAYVGAGVPYDERVVPGNVQFVYVPMECQGCLGRCKFPLEDGMYKCVNAIDTDHVLAFVRDSVARGMF
- the ppa gene encoding inorganic diphosphatase; the protein is MDLKKIPIGKNPPRDVNVIIEIPLRGDPVKYEICKESGAMFVDRFLNTAMYYPVNYGFVPHTLSADGDPVDVMVVGRIPVAVGSVMRSRPIGVLLMEDEAGMDEKILAVPHSKLHPFYDGVNTYEDLPKILVQQIEHFFVHYKDLEVGKWVNLKGWGGPERAGQIIQESIDRAIAAKPKKK
- a CDS encoding CreA family protein is translated as MIFRLAILFAVLLLAAPVAAEEIGSVSTVFKALGPNDKIVVEAFDDPRVAGVTCYLSRAKTGGIKGGVGLAEDTSDASIACRQVGPIRIEGTLKDGETVFKKDTSLLFKTLQVVRFHDRKRDVLVYLVYSDKIIDGSPKNSVSAVAIEKNWKP